In the Leishmania mexicana MHOM/GT/2001/U1103 complete genome, chromosome 34 genome, CTTCGTCTGCTAATCACTCtcttctgtgcgtgtgtgggggtggttctctctccttcttttGGCTTTGAGTTGCTCAGTGTTGCTCTCGTTGCTTGACCTAGCTTTCTCACAGCCGTTCTCTTGTTGGCTCGGCCCAACATGGTGACACATGGTATCTTTGTTCAAGCATGCAAAGTATAGTCAGCGTCAAGGTAAAGCGGTGGTGTGGTTATTGTCTGGCTAGCCGGATGGCCGACAGGACTTTCGTGCGAGCCATTCGGGGAGCAACACTACACAACTCctgcgtatgtgtgtctcctcccccttctgtGCACCCCCTCGAACTCACGCTCTTCGGCTTCACCTGGAACGCCattcgccgccgcttcctcaGGTGTGATTGTCCCTGTGCACTGCTCACATCAtaccctcctcttctccgcctccttttTCTTACGtgtgtcccccctcccccttctcctccatcATAATACACACTTGCttgtgcacacacgcacacgctcacgcacacgcacaaaacaTTGCAGAGACCAGTATTGCTTTTCTGGCTGTATCGCATCTctactccctctctcctcccgctGCAGTGCGTCCTTTTCTTGTGCGGAGGGCACATTGATTTACAGACACGCCCACACTTCGGCTCATACACGAGGCCATCCTCGCTTCCCCTAGaatgcagcgctgccgtctcTTAGCCGCCTCGTGGAAGACGAAGGTGGACCCAAAGAACCCTCAGCGCATCGTACACCTGCCGAACCGGACCCCCTGCATGGTGACGCTGGAGGCTGGCACGAAGTACTACTGGTGCTCGTGTGGCCTGAGCAAGACGCAGCCCTTCTGCGACGGCGCCCACCGTGCGTACAATGAGGAGCACAAGACAGACCTGAAGCCGAAGGAGTTTACGGTGGACACCTCCAAGAAGTACttgctgtgccgctgcaagCACACGGACAACAGTCCGTTCTGCGACTTATCGCATGTCGGCGTGCTCTTCCGGACGATGGTTGGTATCGAGAAGATTCCGGGTGGCAAGTAGGGCAAAAGTGGGATCCACATGACAACagtggagggcggaggcgcgcaccaaagaggcagcagcacagcaatGCGGAGCGAAGCACCGTTTCGTCTCTGCTCATTTTCTCCTCTGCACAGCCTCGGCGCCGGCTGTGACTCGTCGCATGCCGGATCGATTCCTCCACGAACGGGAAAGAGTGGAAGggacaagaagaaaaaaacgcTGTACGCTCTTGTAGAAGAGAGGTGCGCCGTTGCATAGACATGTGCGTGAGCGCGACTCGTCGCACTGCCGCTTTGCTCGTCAATTCTGTCGTTTCTCCCCCGTTTTCTTTCCTCGCACCTTATGCGCTTCACACCCGCCCAACGCACTTTGTTTTTGGTTCGCTCTCCGTGGCCCGCTTTTGGGTGCTGAATACGACCCCTTCCCCTGTTGTTCACCTTTACCCGTCCCCCTTCTCCgacacccccacacacccacccacgtATGCGAGTACACGTACATGCTTCTTCCCAactttttttgtgtgttgtgGGCGCACATCTCCCGACATTAGCGAGCAAAGAGACGGAGAGATGCAGAGAAACggtgaagggggagaggaggggttTCGGGGCCGAGGATCCCCGCTACATCGCCCTGCTTTCGTGGCTCAGGCTCCGTGAGTACACATAAGTTGCTGaagcatgtgtgtgcgtgtgtacaaCTTCAGACACACCAAGTGATTAGTTCCCTTTCTTCGTCAGATATCACACTGGATTGGGATCGTGTaggtgtatgtatgtgtatgtgtgtgcgcgtgcttcCGACTACTCTCAGCATGTGCGACCCAGCTTCTTGGTCAGCTCCTGGCTGCCACTCTCTGCCCTGACTTGGTCTGGGAGGAGTGCATGGCTCCCACCGGCGGCTGATGCTGCCGTGTTTCAATCAAGGAAGTGGCTGGCACCGGTCTGGGATCTGAGCTTGCTTGCTCTTCCAACCatgctcctctctcctcgcccctCTTCTTGTCGTCTTCACGCACGGCCATCGatcctcaccaccaccgtctaCGTGCTTCGCCGCCGATAATGACTCTGGGTATGCCAGTGTAGTAGTCAAGTTAGCGAAGGACGCATTTTTGTCTTCCCTGTTGTTGTTCTTAGAGGATacgcaacacacacacacgcacagttCTCTAAGGACTCGATCAGTGATGTCGGTTAGCTTTTCCACcctggtgcagcgcgcccgTCCGGCGTCGAACCACGCGACCTCGGCTGCGTTCCGCGAAGTCCTCAGCAAGATCCCGCCCACCAATGTGTCGACGCTCGGCaacggcgtgcgcgtcgcgTGCGAGGAGAATCCGCTATCCAAGCTCGCGACGGTCGGCGTGTGGATGGACGCCGGGTCCCGGTACGAGCCGATTGCCTACGCCGGTACGGCCCGCGTGCTGGAGAAGTGCGGCTTCCTTGGCACAAAGAACCAGTCACGCGAGCAGATCATGAAGGCTGTCGAGGAGCttggcggccagctggaggtgAACGTGGGTCGCGAGCAGACTTACCTGTACATGAAGGTCACCAAGGAGAACACTGACCGCGCTGTCGGTCTGCTGGCTGACGTGGTGCGCAACGCTCGCATGGAGGATGCCGACATCGTGAAGGCACGCGCCATGGTGCACCAGGATCAGCGCCTGTTTGAGGAGCGCCCCGATGACCTCGTCATGGACAACttgcaccgctgcgcttTCGACAGCACCCCGTACGGTGTGGGCACTCCGCTCTACGGTACGGAGGAAGGCGTGAAGAAGGTGACGGCCGAGCAGATGTGCAACTACCGCGCCAGCACCCTCGCCGGCAACCGCGTCGTTGTTgttggcagcggtggtgtcgACCACACCGCCCTGGAGAAGGCCGCCCAGAGCTACTTTGGTGACCTCCCCAAGACTCCTGAGAAGGCTACCGCCGTGATTCCAGAGTCCCGCTACGTCGGTGGTGAGTACCGCCTGTGGAACCTGCGCTACAAAACGGTGAACGTGGCCTGGGGCTTCGAGacctgcggcgccgcgtgtgaGGACAATGTCCCGCTCGCCCTCGCGTGCGAGATTCCGGGCTCCTTCCACCGTTCCCAGCACGAGCTCGGTCAGCACGCCATGCATCGCGTGCTGAAGACCTTCTCCTCGCTCGATCACTCCACCCCGACCAACACCCACTTCAACGAGAAGTCCATCGAGACGGCGAACCCGTTCCTACACAGCTACAAGGACGTTGGCCTGTGCGGCATGTACGTGGTGGGCCGCCAGGCGATGGGTGGCCCGGGCGACGGTGGTGTGAttgtggaggtgctgcagtaCACGATCGCTGAATGGTGCCGTATTGCGCAGAAGATGCTGCACGACAACGAGCTCGCGCAGGCGAAGGTGAACATGAAGGCGCAGTTGCTCTTTAACATGGACGGTAGCGCCAACTCCGCCAAGGATATTGGCCGCCAGGTGCTGCACTACGGCCGGcgcgtgccgctgacggAGATGTACGACCGCATCGACGACACCACCGCTAGCAACATCCAGGAGGTTCTCCAGCACTACTTCTACGGCCGCAAGCCCGTGTACAGCTATCTCGGCTACATCTCGTCCATTCCCAACTACGATTGGACGCAGCACTGGTCGTACAAGTACTGGTATTAGAGCATGGGGGCTGGATGCCAGTGAGATGGGAAAAAGgatgaggggggagggaggggtatTTCGAGAGAAAGGGGTACGGCTCGATGAGAGGCGGAAGGGTGTCTGTGCGGAAGAGCGACAGTACCACGCGCGTACACACAGTGCACAGTACAAGTTACGGTGCTCGATTTGCGCAGAGGCTAACCTTCTCTCTGCTCTGCATTTTCCTGTTCCGCGTTGCCGCACTTTATGCCCCGCCGCCTGTCATGCGCTGACCTCTTTCGCGTCTATCTGtcttcccctcttctctctggGTTTCTCTAAGGTTGTAGGTGCACATACACCTTTCCATGGACGCACGCTCAAACTCACGCATAcccgtgcgcgcgcctctctctctgtgtgtgtgtgtgcattgATCGTCTGTCGGAGCTGGCGTTTCGTGTTTGACTGATGAAAGGGGGAAAATTCGAGTACAAGGAGAGGAAAGGATGGGGGAGGCGACGTAGGCGACGAAGCGAAGagatgtgcacacacacatatgtatgtatgtatgtatgtatgtgtgtgtgtgtgtgtgtgtgtgccactgCCTTGATATGTTGTATCCCTCCCACTTGCAGGGCTGCTTTCTGCGCTCTTTCTGTTCTCCTTGTTTGTTTTTTCCCACTTGTTTCTTGATAGTCCTTAACTACTTAGGAGTTTGTGCGTGTGATGCGTGTAATGATCCCTCGTCGCcggtacgcacacacacacacacatatatatatatatgcaaACACGATACGGTAGCAGTTTTAGTCTATGTTGGTTCTCTGTCTGTGATTCTTCGCTTGCCATCTCCGCCAGATCATCTGTAGGACACCCCACATGCGCATCATGAAGAGGAAGAGACCCACGCACATCTTGGTTCCTCATCTCAGCAACTGTTACTAAGAAAAGAAAACCGATGGGCTtaaaacaacaacagaaagaGCAGggagacagacacacacacattgaCACCGATTGGCACCGGGGCAACTCGTGAAGAAGAGAAGGCCAGCTGAGGAAGGGACCGGTGCCTGACCTGTGCATTGGTGGTGACGGAGAGaagcggagagggagaagtttgtcgcacacacagagacagggACTTTGTGCGGACTTTTTCGCtgctcccctcttccctccccgaCTTCCCCTTCGACGCGCCCTCTTTTCCCGCCATCTCCCTTCCCCAGGCACGACCTTACACTGTAGCAGCTGCAAGGACTGCACAGCAAGCTAGCGTTGGAGGGGAAAAAGTGTCGCTTGCCTTTCTGCACGGAGAACCGGGCAGCCCCTAGTACGGCAGGGATGGGCATGTGTACGCGCCTTCGCGCTGTTCTTTCTTGCTTTCGCCAATCGCCTCTGCCCGAGAGGCGAAGCGAAGACGGCGGATACTTGAATGTGCCAGTCCCTCTCACAGCGCATTACCAttaaaaataaaaaaaacaTGCAAATCTTTAccgtccctctcttccctttttcttttcctgtCTTGCTTCGACTCGCGTCATTGCATGCACACTATGTGCGGCCATACGCGCATACACATATTACCATAAACCTGCGGGGGATACCAACCACGTGTAGCGGAATCCTGAGCCATTATCTCAGACCCTCTCTTCGTTTCACACCTCCATCTTCCCGCTTGTCCGCGTTGTTCGCCGGCCCGCTCTCTTCCCCAGTCCACCGCTTCATTGGTCTtcgcgtgtgtacgtgtgtgggtgagtgCGTTGTGGCTTGGTCGCTCACACCATTCGtttggcgtgcgtgtgtctttgATTGGGTCGTGAGCGCGCGCTTATCtctttgcccccccccctctccacccctccctaCTTTTCCTTTCCCTGCTGCGTGCCGTtctcttgttgttgttgttgtgtgtgtgtttgcctCTTTATtgacacatatatatatatatatatttatttgtatatgtatatatacatatgtgTATTGAgtaaataaataaataaatatatatatatatatatacatacttggttatctctctctcccccaaaTATTTCTGTATTGCGCAGGCTTTGTTGCTGCtttccgtttcttttttttcttcgttgcGTTTCTGTCTGATCTCGTTCTTCTTCAAGAGGAATTTTTCAAGCCTGTGCTCTTCGCATTGCCTTTCTTTTTATTGTATTTTTTGCTTTACGTTTTGTGATTCCTAGCGCTCGTGCACAcctgcgctctctctttttcttcgaCAAGCAAcactgccgcacacacaccgggaggggtggggagcagacacagacacatacacccaATTTGCCTTTTACGAGTACTCCCGCACCTCGTCGAGTGGCTTTGTTGATTCTCTTGTCTTCCCTGGTAGAGTCCTTCATAACGCGCactcgcttttttttcttcgcgcCTTAGTAACTACTGTAATACGCACGTGTCTGCTTGAGCTGTGTGCGAGCTTTACCCGGATCTCGTCTCCCTCACCGTTTACACCTTCA is a window encoding:
- a CDS encoding mitochondrial processing peptidase, beta subunit,putative,metallo-peptidase, Clan ME, Family M16; its protein translation is MSVSFSTLVQRARPASNHATSAAFREVLSKIPPTNVSTLGNGVRVACEENPLSKLATVGVWMDAGSRYEPIAYAGTARVLEKCGFLGTKNQSREQIMKAVEELGGQLEVNVGREQTYLYMKVTKENTDRAVGLLADVVRNARMEDADIVKARAMVHQDQRLFEERPDDLVMDNLHRCAFDSTPYGVGTPLYGTEEGVKKVTAEQMCNYRASTLAGNRVVVVGSGGVDHTALEKAAQSYFGDLPKTPEKATAVIPESRYVGGEYRLWNLRYKTVNVAWGFETCGAACEDNVPLALACEIPGSFHRSQHELGQHAMHRVLKTFSSLDHSTPTNTHFNEKSIETANPFLHSYKDVGLCGMYVVGRQAMGGPGDGGVIVEVLQYTIAEWCRIAQKMLHDNELAQAKVNMKAQLLFNMDGSANSAKDIGRQVLHYGRRVPLTEMYDRIDDTTASNIQEVLQHYFYGRKPVYSYLGYISSIPNYDWTQHWSYKYWY